CCGCTGCTGCGTTAGCCTCGTCTTCCCCTCTTGGGCGAACTGGCATACGACGAACATCACTTCGGGGGACCCGTGTCAGAACACCGCTCGGTGCCGTCGGGCGCGGCACCGGACGAGGCCGCGGCGCTGCGGCAGACCGGCGCCGCGCCCCTGCACTCGGGAGATCCGCGCCGCATCGGCCCCTACGTGCCGCTGGCGCTGCTCGGCAGCGGCGGCATGGGGCGGGTGTATCTCGGCCGTCCCGCGGGCGGCGGGTCGGGCCTGGTCGCGGTGAAGGTGATCAGGCCCGAGTACGCGGACGACGCGGGTTTCCGGCGCCGGTTCGAACGCGAGGCGTCGGTGCACGACCTGGTCCGCACCACCCGTACGCCCCGGCTGTGCGGCACGGGCTTCGAGGACCGACTGCTGTGGATGGCCACCGAGTACCTGCCGGGACTCGATCTGGCGGACGCCGTGCGCGAGGACGGCGCCCTGGCGAGCGCCGCGGTGTGGCGGCTGGTGGCCGAGCTGGGGCGGGCCCTGGCGGACCTGGCCGCCGCCGGGATCGTGCACCGCGACCTGAAGCCGTCGAACGTCCTGCTGTCCGTCCACGGCGCCCACGTCATCGACTTCGGCCTGTCGAAGGCCGTCGACGCGAGCGCGCTGACCGGCACCGGCAACCGGGTGGGGACCCCGGCCTACATGTCGCCGGAGCATCTGCGCACGGGCACCTGCGAACCGTCCTCGGACGTGTTCTCGCTGGGCGCGACGCTGGTCTACGCGGCGACCGGGCATGCGCCGTTCGGCGACGGCACGGGCGTCGACGTGATGCACCGGGTGGCCTTCGAGGAACCCAACGGGGAGCTGCTGGGTGAGGTCGCGGCGGCGGACGCCGACCTCGCCGCCCTGCTGTCCGCCTGTCTGTCGAAGGAGCCCGAGGGCCGGCCGGCCCCGCAGGAGCTCGTCGACGCGGCCTCGGCCCGCGCCGGGGCGGCCGACTGGCCCGAGCCGCTGGCCGGCCGGGTGCTGGCCCGGCAGCGGGCGTACGAGGTCCTCGACGGCCTCCCCGGTGACGAAACGACGCGCCTGCGCTCCTGCGACGCCCCGCCGGTGCCGGCTCCCGCTCCGGCCGGGCACGCGGCGCCGTCCGCCGGGGGCGAGGCCGAAGCCCCCGAGAGTCCGGCGGACCCGCCCGAGCGCTTACGCGCCGACGAGCCCCGCACCACCGGCCGCAGGAAGCCGCTGCTGGTCGTCGCCGCCGGTGTCGTGCTCTGCGCGACGGCCGCGGGCATTCTCGCCCTGGACAGCCCGCTCCCGCCCGGCCCGGGCACCTCCCCCGGCTCCCGTACGAGCAGCGGCGGCACCCTCTCGGACGGCGCCAGGCCGTCGGCGTCGGGTTCCGCGGCGTACACGTCCGCCTCCGGCAAGAGCGTCGACGGCGGGGCGCGGACCGCCGAATCCTCCTCCGCGTCCGCCGCCTCCGGCTCGGCCCGGCCCGGGCGGCAGGGCGCCTCCGCCTCCCCGTCGGCCCCGGGGCCGAGCGCGAGCGACGATCCGACCGGGACGGCGCCGGCGACCGGCACGCCCGAGGGCCCCGCGACCCCGCCCTGGATCTCCGACTGCACCTATTACGCCGGCAGCGGCCGCACCCGTGAGGGCGACAGCGGCAAACGTGTTCTGCAGGTGCAGTGCATGCTCACCAAACGCGGCTACGACGTGGGCGGTTCGGGCGTGGACGGCGAGTTCGGCCCGGGCACGACGGCCGCCGTGGAGAGTTTCCAGAGCGCCAAGGGGCTCGATGCCGACGGCGTCGTGGGCCACGACACGTGGACCGCGCTGCGCGAAACCGACTGAGCGCGTGACCGATACCACAATCGAGACGATGCCGTTTCGATAGCAACGGGACTACGCTGATTCCTCACGTGAACGAAACGGTTTCGTTCAGGGGAGAAGCCCGCCATGACCTCCGTACTCGTCGTCCACGACCAGTCCCTGCAGCGCCTCGGCCTCCGTATGCTCCTCGCGGCCGAACCCGACCTGACCGTCACCGGCGAAGCTGCGAACGCCTCCGACGCCGCCGACCGGTGCGAGGAACTCCGTCCCGACGTGGTCGTCATGGGCAACGGCGCGTCCGACGCGGACGGCATCCAGGCCATCCGCCGCATCACCCGCCCCGTCGCGCCGGGCGAGCGCCGCCCGCGCGTCCTGGTGCTGACGCCGACCAGCAGCGAGGCGTACGCCTCCGCCGCACTGCGCGCCGGGGCAGGCGGCTTCCTCGCCCAGCACGCCACTCCGCAGGAACTGACCGCCGCGGTCCGCGTCGTGGCCGCCGGGGACGCCGTCATCACGCCCGCCCTGACGCGCGCCCTGATCGAGACCGTCCGCCTGGAGCAGCCGGCCCCCCGTACCGCCCGCCGGGCCGGACTGGCCACGCTCACCGATCGTGAGCGCGACATCCTCACCGCCGTGGCCTCCGGCTGGTCGAACGCCGAGATCGGCGAGCGGCTGTCCATCGCCCCGACCACCGTGAAGTCCCACGTCAGCCATATCCTCGCGAAGATCGGCGCGCGGGCCCGGGTACAGGCCGTGATCTTCGCCTACGAGACGGGCCTGGTCCGTCCGGCCGCCGCCTGACTCGCGCTACACCCCGAAAAAAAGGCCTCGCCGCAACGGCCGGGCGCAGTTCGACCGTTGCGGCGAGGAGTCGGTCAGCCCTGGACGGGCCGGCCGCGGCCCCAGGCCCAGGCCAGCCGGTCGGCGCCGGACTGGTTGGTGGTGGCCAGCCACGGGCGGGAGGGGTCACCGACCAGCTTCTGCATCGAGTAGATGTCGTCGGTGCGCAGTCCGGGCCAGTACACCGAACCCATGCCGAGCTCGCGGGCGGTGTCGGTCTCGGCCTGGATGAAGTTGACGTAGTTGTCGTCGGGCGCGGGCTTGTCGTAGTCGAGGCCCGTCGTCATCGGGGCGCCGAACTCGTCGATGACCGTGCGGTTCGCGCAGTCGCCGATGCGCTCCTTGAGGTCGGACACCCACTGGTCGTAGGTCGCGTACGACTTCCAGAAGCCGTAGTGGTGCAGCGAGAGGTAGGTGCCCTTCAGACGCGGGTCGGCGCAGACCGAGGTGACGTGGTCGTTGTAGCCGGCGCCGCTGACGAAGACGCGGTCGCGCGGGACGGACGGGTAGGTCGCCAGCCACTTGGCGGCGATGTCGGCCCACTGGGCGTCCGTGTAGCCGTGCGGTTCGTTCATCGGCTCGAAGTAGACGCGCGAGTTGTGCTGGTACGTCTTCACGACGGTGTCCCACATGGGCCAGAAGGTGGCCTCGTCGTCGATGTAGCCGTCCCGCTTGTCGCCGGTGCCCTCCCAGTAGGACACGATGACCTTGAAGCCGTGGGCCGAGGCCGCGTCGATGACCGCGCGGTAGGACTTCCAGTACGCGCCGTTGACCGTGTACGGGTTGATGGGCAGCCGGACCGTGTTGGCGCCCAGGTTCGCGCGGAACGCGCTGATGATCCGGCTCGCCTTCGCGTACGTCTGCGCGTAGCCGTCGGAGGTCGACAGGCCCGACAGCTGGAGGTAGTCGTCGGCGAAATTGTCGCGCGGGTCGGCCCAGTTGACGCCCCGGAACTGGCTCGTGCCGGTCGGAGCGGCGGCGGTGGCGGAGGCGGGGCTGCCGGCCAGTGTCGCGCCGCTGACCGCGGCGATCGCCACCGCCGCACAGGTGGCGCGCAATCGGGAGCTGAGGCGGTTCTTGGCGGGGGTCTTGCGCATCGACGTGCCCTTTCAGGAGGTGGCGGCTCGGCGCTCCGCGATGTTTACGTAAACATCTGCTGCCGTCGTGGGGGATGTTTACGTAAACTCGGCGGCGCCGGAATCGTGGCATCCGCCCCGGCGGCAGTCAAGGTGTCTCATGCGTAACATCCGGTGGGCCCCGCAACGGGTGCGGGGCCGGGTCGAAGGAGGCTCCAGTGGTGGAGCGGGGTGGTTCCGGTGTGCCCGGCGGGCGCCGCAAGCAGCGGGTGTCGATGGCCGACGTGGCCAAGCTCGCGGGTGTCTCCTCGCAGACGGTCTCGCGGGTCTCCAACGGCCATCCCGGCGTGATCGCCTCCACCCGCGAGCAGGTGCTGGCGGCGATGAGGGAGCTGGGCTACCGGCCCAACAGCGCGGCGCGCGCCCTGCGTTACGGCCAGTTCAACACCATCGGCGTGATCCTGTTCAGCCTGTCCTCGACCGGCAACAGCCGCACCGTGGAGGCCATCGCCACGCATGCGGCGGCCGAGGGCTACGCGATCACGCTGATCCCGATCGACGTGCCGACCCAGGACAACGTCCTGGGCGCCTTCACCCGCATGGGTGAACTGGCCGTCGACGCGGTCGTCGTCATCATGGAGGTCCACCTCCTGGACACCGGGACGGTCCAACTGCCGCCCGGCGTCCACGTCGTGGTCGTCGACTCCGACGCCGGTGACCGCTACTGCGTCGTCGACACCGACCAGGCCGACGGCGCCCGCCGGGCCGTACGCCATCTGCTCGACCTGGGCCACGAGACGGTCTGGCACGTCACCGGCCCCGAGAGCTCCTACGCCGGACAACGCCGAACTCAGGCCTGGCGTACGGCGCTTGAGGAAGCGGGGCGCCCGGTGCCGCCTCCGCTGCACGGCGACTGGTCGGCCGAGTCCGGCTACACGGCCGGCCACACCCTTGCCGGACACCCCGACTGCACCGCCGTCTTCGCGGCCAACGACCAGATGGCACTGGGCGTGCTGCGCGCCTTCCACGAACGCGGGGTCGCCGTCCCGGAGGACGTCAGCGTGGTCGGCTTCGACGACATCCCCGACGCCGCGTACTTCGTGCCGCCACTGACCACGGTCCACCAGGACTTCGCGGAGGTGGGCCGACGGTGCGTGGAGAAGGCCCTGCAGCAGATCCGCGGGGACGACGGGGTACGCGCGGGCACGGACCTGGTGCCGACGTCGCTGGTGGTGAGGGGCAGCACGGGGGCGCCGCGGAGGTGACAGGGCGCCGCTGGGATGCTCCCCCATCGACCGACGGACGGTTCGCGACCCAGCCCGGCAAGGGCTGTTTCCGGGCGCGGTAGGTGCGGGCCAGGGTCGGGCGGGCCTGTTCTGCGCCGTCTTCGGTGATGCGGTGGAAGCGGCGGCGGGGGCGGGCGCGCCCCCGCCGATCGGTGGCTCAACCGGTCGTGCAGGTGCTGCCGTTCAGGGTGAACGCGGTCGGGGCGGTGTTGGTGGAGCTCTTGCTCGCGATGAAGCCGACGGTGACCGAGCCGCCGGCGGCGATGGTGGTGGTGTAGGACGCCGGGGTGACGGTCACCGCGCCGCCGGACTGCGCGGCCGTACCGCCCCACATGTTGGAGACGGTCTGGCCGTCGGCGAAGGTGAAGCCGAGTTTCCAGCCGTTGATGGCGGCGGCGCCGGGATTGCCTATCTTGATCTCGCCCTGGAAGCCTCCGGGCCACTCCCCCACGACGCGGTAACCCACCGAGCAGGCGGTGGTCGGGGCCTTGTCGGTGGTGACGTTCACGGTGGCCGAGCGGGTCGAGCGGTTGCCGGCCGCGTCATGGGCGTAGACGGCGAAGGTGTACGCCGTCGCGGCGGTCAGCCCCGACACGGTGGCGGTGTTGGTGGTGGCGGTGGCGGCCCTGGTTTCGTCGGAGCCCGTGACGCGGACGACGTCGTAGCCGGTGACCCCGACGTCGTCGGTGGCGGCGGGCCAGGTGAGGGTGACGGACGTGGCCGTCACGGTCGAGGCGGTGGGCGTGCCGGGGGCCGTCGGCGCCTGGGTGTCGCCGGACCCGCCGCCGAAGACGGTGGCCTCCTTGGCGGTCTGGGCGATGCCGTTGGCGCCGTTGAAGGCGCGCTGTCCCCATGAACTGAGCTGCTTGGGGTCGAAGTTGACCGCCAGGTCCAGGATCGGGTCGGTGTTGCCGCTCCACGACCAGGCCAGGTAGCCCAGCTTCAGCTGCTGGGCGGTGGCCATCATGGTGTCCTCGTCGGGGTCGCCGTACTGGTCGGCGGGGCCGCCGAACTCGCCGATGAGGATGGGCAGTTTGGCGTCGACGTAGGCGTTGAGGTAGTCGGTGATCTCCTGCGCGGTGTCGTACACGCTGTACATGTGGATGGAGAAGATGAGGTTGCCGGTGGTGTCGGCGTCGTAGACCGACCTGGCGTTGGCGCGCATCACGCCCTGCCAGTCCTGACCCCAGTTGGGGGCGTCGACCATGATCGTGTGCTGGAGTCCGGCGGCGCGCAGCTTCTTGACGGCGGCGATGGTGGGGGCGGTCCAGCCGTCGGGGTTGGTGTTCCCCCAGGGCTCGTTGCCGATGTTGATGATGATGTACTTCTCCTGGCCGGCCAGGACGTCCTTCAGGCCGATCCAGTAGTCGGCCGCCTGGTCGAGCGTGCCGGCCGCGCTGTCCTCGCCGTAGCCGGTGGTGTCGTGCACCTCCAGGACGCAGATGAGCCGGTTGGCCTTGCACTGGGCGACGACGTCGGCGACGTCCGAGGCGCTGTTGGCGGCCCAGCGGTGACCGTCGGCCAGGACGACCCGGACGGAGTTGGCGCCGAGGGCCTTGATGTCGGCGAGCGACTGCTTGGTCTTGCCCGGGTACCAGGTGTGGGCGGCGTTGACGCCCCGCATGACGAAGTCGTTGCCGTTGCCCTCGATCAGCCGGCCGTTGCTGATGTGCAGGCCGGCGGCCTGTACGGCGGGCGACTGGGCGTGGGCGACGGCGGGGAAGAGCGCGCCGACGAGGACGAGTCCGAGGAGGCTCGCCAGCAGGGCCACCAGGCCCGTCAAGGGGTGCTGTTGTGTCGTGCTTCTTGTTCTTCTCACTGCGGCTCCATGGGGGTGAGCGCCGGGAGATCCAGGCGTGGAAAGGGCACGAGCAGGTGCATGGGAGCGCTCCCATGAAATCCACATCGTCCAGTACACGTCAAGAAGTGGGGCGTGGTTCCGTCCGCCCGCTCCGCTCAGACCACGAGCCCCGCGATGTGTGCGACGACCGTGTCGAGGATCTCCGACCAGGCCGACTCGTCCCCCAGGACGAGGAAGTTGAGGGTCAGCCCGTCGGTGACGGCGGCCAGGTAACGGGCCAATACGGGTACGGCCACGGTGAGTTCGAGATCCCGCTCCAACCGCAGCCGCTCGATGAGTTCCGCGAAGGCGCTGGCGTACAGCTCGTGCTGGCGCCGGGCCAGGTGCTCGAATCCCGGCTCGCGCAGCGCGTACTGGGTCAGTTCGTAGGTGAGCATGTGCTCGTCGGGGTGGGCACGCACATGGTCCCAGTACGCCTGGAAGCCGGCCCGCACGGTCTCCTCCAGCGTCGCCTTCGGGCGCAGCGCTTTGTTCACCACGGCCACGGAGTGGTCGGTGAGGGTCGTGATGACCGACTCGATCAGGGCCTGCTTGGAGTCGAAGCAGTAGTGGAAGACGCTCAGGGACACGCCGGCCTCGGCGGCGATGGACCGGGTCGTCGTCCTGGGGACGCCGTCCCGGGCCATCGCCCGGATCGCCGCTTCCGTCAGCTGTCTGCGTCGTTCGGCCGACGGTCTGCGTGCCATGCGTGTCCTCGGGTTTCGTGCGGGGGTGTCAGGCGCTGTGGACGCCGACGTCGTAGAGCGAGTATCCCCAGGAGGTGCCGCGGGCGAGGCCGTGGACGCGGACGTAACGGGCCGGTGTGCCGGTGAACCTGGCCGTGTCCAGCCCGCCGTCGCCGGAGGTGGTGGACCACGCGGTCTGCCAGGTGGTGCCGTCGGTGGACAGCTCGATGCGGTACGACTTCCCGTACGCCCGCTCCCAGTCGAGGGTGACCCGGCAGACCAGGTGGGTGGAGCCGAGGTCGACCTGCCACCACTGGTCGTCCCTCCAGTCACTGGCCCAGCGTGTGCCGCCGTCCCCGTCGACCGCCCGCCCCGGCTGATAGCTGGTGAACGGGTTCCACTCGGACGAACTCGCCGTCGCCGGCTGCCCCTTGGCGAGATCGACCGTGGCCTGGTGCCGCTCCGTCGCACCCCAGGTGTCGAGGTAGGACTGCGCGCCCCGGAACAGGTCGTCGACCACGGTCTGTCCGCCGACCTTCCTGATGTCCTCGACCCAGTCCGGGATCATGCCGACGTGGGCGGCGCCGTCGGTGTTGATGTCGAAGGTGCGCTCGCCGGAGGTCTGCCTGTCGATGACCGAGCCGCCGTCGACGCTCTTGAAGGGGTACGTCACCGGGTTCGAGGTGTGCGCGCCGCGGGGGGCGGGGTGGTCGCCGACGCCGTTGAAGTCGGTGCCGAAGCCGTAGCCGACGCCGTACTTGTCGCGCAGGGGCTTGGTGCGGGCCGCCTCGGCGACGAAGCCCTCGGAGCCGTGCATGTACTGGGCGACGAAACCGCCGAGGGAGTAGACCCGCTCGGTCCAGTTCAGGTCCATCCAGCTGTGCGAGGAGAGCACGCCGGGGTAGGAGGCCGACTCCAGGACGTCCAGCGCCTGACCGACCGCCTTGACGCTCATGTGGTCGATCTCCAGCATCATCTTGCGCTTCATCATCCCGCGCACGGCGTACTCGCCGAGGTCGGTGAGCCCACGTTTGTTGCACTGGGCGTCGGAGTCGTACGAGGGCACCGTCACACCCGACGGCAGGTCGGACTCGGCCGCCGAGGCGGCGTTGCCGATGGGGTTGTCGTGCTGCGGGCCTGTGCACTTCTCGGTCTGCCAGAAGGTGCCGGTGGACAGGAACTGGCCGACGTTGATGGCCGTTCCGAGGCCGCCGGAGTCGAACCGGACGCCGCACAGGGCGTTGTCGAACTTGTGGCACAGGAACATCGAGCGCACACCGAGCCCGTACAGCTCGTCCAGCCCCTTGTCGATGTCGGCCTTGCTGCACTGCGGGATGTCGAGGATCTGCTTGCAGCCGAACGGCTCGGAGGTCTCCACGCCGAGGATGACCGCCAGCTTGCCCTGTTCGATGACCTCGCGCGCCTGCGCGCTGTCGGTGACGATCCGGAACCAGCCCCTGCCGGGGCCGCCGTACATGGCGTCGACGTAGTCCTGCAGCTGGTACGTCATCCTCGCCTGCAGTCTGATCGACGTCATCTCGTCGCAACTGCGGTCCTTGAACGGGTAGATGGAGCAGATCATGCCGTTGGTGACGAGGTCGTTGACCAGCACCCGCTGCCCGCCGCGCCAGGCCCGCTCCACCCAGGCGTAGTAGTCGGCCTGGTGGGTCATCGAGTCGTGGGCCGGCCAGTCCTTGAAGGTGGGCCAGCCGACCGGGTCGTGCCTGCCGTCGCCGCCGTGGGTGATGTAGTCGAAGACCGCGAGGGTGCCGTCCGGGTAGTGCTCGGGGCAGTCCTTGAGCGCGTCGGCGACGCCGTTCGGGGAGAACACCTTGCCGCAGATCAGCCGCCCGCCGAAGGCCTCGTTGCCGAAGAGGTGGTTGTGGGCGTCGACGAACCCGCGCACCTTTCCGGCCGAGTCGGTGCCGGTGAACGGCTCACCGGTGACGTTGATCTGCAGGTCCGGGGTGGGTGGCGCGGTCGGGATCCACCAGTCGCCGCCCGCCGCCGAGCTCGGCGTGGGGCCGAGGATCACGGCGAGCACCAGGAGGAGCAGCGACATCAGGGTGACGTTCCTGCGTCTGCGGTTCGAGCGTCGGTTCGGCGTCACTGCCCACGTCCCTCCGTCGGCGCGGCCGGCCCCAGGGCATGGGGGAACCATGGGGTTGTCATGACCAGCGCAATATCTGGGACGAGGATCGGGGCGGCGGCCCGGCGAGTCAAGGGTCCGGGACGCTTGACCTGATGACACCCGGGGACGTTCGCCGGCCCCGATGGCCTCAAGGAGCGTTCAGCCCCCGAACCGGGCCCATTCGCCGAGCACGGGTACGCACTTCTCGGCGAAGTACTCGTAATCGGCGGCCGTGTTGTACACGTGCGCGGACAGGCGCCAGTAACCGGTGCCGGCGAAGCTGGTGAAGGCCGCCTCCACGTCCAGTTCGCGGGCGACCCGGTCGCGCAGGGCGTCGGCCTCGACGCGGGTGCGGCCCAGGCCGCCGGGAAGACGGACCAGACGCATGCCGGGCACGGGCATGCCGACGTCGACCCGGCTGTCCTCGCCGGTGAGTTCCGCGAAGGCGGCGCCGACGACGCGGGCACCGTGGTCGGCGAGGTCGTCCATGTAGCGGCGGGCGGCGTCCCAGCCCCAGGTGTGCTCGACGAGCGCCAGGGCGGTCGGCGCGGCCAGGTAGGAGGTGGCGTCGATGGTGCCCTGCTGGTCGAAGCGGTCCGGGTAGGGGTCCTGGGCGCCCCAGGAGTCGATGAGCGGGTACAGCAGGTCGCGCTGCGGGCCGCGCGCGACGAGCGCCGCGGTGCCACGCGGGGCGCAGCCCCACTTGTGCAGGTTGCCGGTCCAGAAGTCGTACGGGGCGTCGGCGAGCGGCGTGGCGAGCAGCCCGGGCGCGTGCGCGCCGTCGACGAGCATCGGGATCCCGCGCCGCCGCGCCTCCTCGCCGATCGCCTCCACCGGCAGCCTGCGCGCGGTCGCCGAGGTGATCTGGTCGACGACGATCAGACCGGTGGCCTCGCCGATTTCGGCGACCACGGCCTCGTACGCCTGCTCGGCGTCGGCGTCCAGCGGCACCCGCGCGGTGCGCACGCGGCCGCCCCAGCGCCGGGCGAGTCGTTCGGCGCCCATGGTGACGGCGCCGTAGCCGTGGTCGGTGACGACGATCTCGCCGCCCGGGCGCGGGGTGAGGGCGGCGTAGACGACGCTCGCGCCGGCACTGGCGTTCGGCACCAGGGCGAGGTCGCCGGTGTCGACCCGCAGGAACTCGGCGAGTTCCCGGCGGGCGGCGGCCAGACGCGGGGGCAGCGTCGGGAACCACACCACCGGTGAGCGTTCCATCTCGGCCCGCAATTCCTGCTGCCGCTCCTGCGCCGCCAGTGGGACGGCGCCGAAGGATCCGTGGTTGAGATGCCTGAGGGCGGGGTCCAGCGACCACGCCTCGGCGGCGGGCCGGCCGTCGGGCAGCAGCAGGGGGGTCGGCGCGGTGGCCGGCTCGGTTTCGCTCACGTCGGGCAGCCTTCCGGAGGACGTACGATCACCCGCATCCTGACACGGCACGCGGGCCGCCCGAACGCCCGGTCCGGCGGGGAGGCCCGCTCCAAAAAAACGTTTGACGAAGATCGGCACCGGGCGGTCGGATGGCTCCCCATGACCACAGGGCAGATGCATCCCGGCGCGCACCCCGTCGACGAGGACCTCGTACGGCGGCTCGTCGCCGGGCGGTTCCCGCGGTGGGCGGGGCTGCCGGTGCGCCGGTTCCCCTCGGGCGGCACGGTCAACGCCATGTACCGGCTGGGCGAGGACATGGTGGTACGGCTGCCCCTGGTGGCGGGCGGGGCCGAGGACGTGGTGCGGGAGCGGCGCTGGCTGCCCGCTCTCGCGCCGCTGCTGCCCACGGCCGTGCCCGAGGTGCTCGGCGCCGGGGAGCCCGCCGAGGGATATCCCTGGCCGTGGTCGGTGTACCGGTGGCAGGAAGGGCGCAACCCCGAGGAGGGGGCGCTCGAGGCCCCGGTGGCACTGGCGAGGGACCTGGCGGCCTTCGTCACGGCGATGCGCGGCCTGGACCTGCCGGACGCGCCGCGGGCCCACCGCGGCGGACCGCTGACCGCCCTCGACGCCGGGACACGGGCGGCGATCGAGGCACTGCGCGCGCTGCCCGAGGAGGGCGTCGACTGCGACGCCGTGGCCGCCGTGTGGGAGGACGCGCTGCGGGCCCCGGACCGCAAGGGCCCTGACGTGTGGCTGCACGCCGACCTGATGCCGGGAAACCTGCTCGTGGCGGACGGCCGGCTGGTCTCCGTGATCGACTTCGGGTGCATGGGGGTCGGCGACCCCGCCTGCGACCTGTTCCCGGCATGGAACCTGCTGCCCGCCGGGGCGCGGGCGGTCTTCCGGGAGGCGCTCGACGTGGACGACGCGTGCTGGCGGCGCGGCCGGGCGCGGACGCTGTCGCAGGCGGTGATCGCGCTGCCGTACTACCGGACGACGAACGCGGCGATGGCCCGCAACGCCCGGCACGTGATCCGGGCGGTGCTGGAGGAGGTCTGAGGCGGCCGCACCTGCGTGGAGGAGAGGCGGGACGACTGCTCCGGCGGCCTCACGCGGCGGCCCTCGGCCGCGCCACCCGCGTCCGAAGCGCGCCTGCCTCAATCCACCGGCCACGTGTGGGCGGGGGCGTTGAGGTGCATGTAGTCCATGTAG
Above is a genomic segment from Streptomyces sp. SLBN-31 containing:
- a CDS encoding aminoglycoside phosphotransferase family protein, coding for MTTGQMHPGAHPVDEDLVRRLVAGRFPRWAGLPVRRFPSGGTVNAMYRLGEDMVVRLPLVAGGAEDVVRERRWLPALAPLLPTAVPEVLGAGEPAEGYPWPWSVYRWQEGRNPEEGALEAPVALARDLAAFVTAMRGLDLPDAPRAHRGGPLTALDAGTRAAIEALRALPEEGVDCDAVAAVWEDALRAPDRKGPDVWLHADLMPGNLLVADGRLVSVIDFGCMGVGDPACDLFPAWNLLPAGARAVFREALDVDDACWRRGRARTLSQAVIALPYYRTTNAAMARNARHVIRAVLEEV
- a CDS encoding aminotransferase class V-fold PLP-dependent enzyme; the protein is MSETEPATAPTPLLLPDGRPAAEAWSLDPALRHLNHGSFGAVPLAAQERQQELRAEMERSPVVWFPTLPPRLAAARRELAEFLRVDTGDLALVPNASAGASVVYAALTPRPGGEIVVTDHGYGAVTMGAERLARRWGGRVRTARVPLDADAEQAYEAVVAEIGEATGLIVVDQITSATARRLPVEAIGEEARRRGIPMLVDGAHAPGLLATPLADAPYDFWTGNLHKWGCAPRGTAALVARGPQRDLLYPLIDSWGAQDPYPDRFDQQGTIDATSYLAAPTALALVEHTWGWDAARRYMDDLADHGARVVGAAFAELTGEDSRVDVGMPVPGMRLVRLPGGLGRTRVEADALRDRVARELDVEAAFTSFAGTGYWRLSAHVYNTAADYEYFAEKCVPVLGEWARFGG